One Caretta caretta isolate rCarCar2 chromosome 24, rCarCar1.hap1, whole genome shotgun sequence genomic region harbors:
- the LOC125628846 gene encoding uncharacterized protein LOC125628846, translated as MLFTKYLLFSLLVVEVQLFLHQLESFLFVNINDTAKIQCSSKEQFLAGSITAQWYRRREGEAPMLIKRCSDNQNVNKVACISEGHNLTLEIYNAQRNDSGVYYCTSSYIILTFGNGSTLIVGDSYTSSSWVLTLAPSPHGLLSPGTADLACVVHGVSNPVQISWSFSGDLQEQGLMHSLKAKDGSFVFINHISVPMDTWTSGKNFTCDVKFNSSGKSVKKIARYIEASSTASARECSLYIVPLAAGAGLLLLVVSLSLVWTLCPSALGFQPRVSAPPASEENQDGILYSHLDFDSRNRNRRTMQPLARGKRVKA; from the exons ATGCTGTTCACCAAATATCTGCTTTTCTCTTTGCTGG TGGTAGAAGTGCAGTTATTTTTGCACCAACTTGAGTCGTTCCTGTTTGTGAACATTAATGATACAGCGAAGATCCAGTGCTCTTCCAAAGAACAATTTTTAGCAGGAAGTATAACAGCTCAGTGGTACAGGAGACGGGAAGGTGAGGCCCCCATGTTAATTAAGAGATGCTCAGATAATCAAAATGTAAATAAAGTTGCTTGCATATCGGAAGGACACAACTTGACACTGGAAATCTACAATGCCCAACGGAATGACTCGGGGGTTTATTACTGTACCAGTTCCTACATCATCTTGACTTTTGGCAATGGATCCACCCTGATTGTTGGAG ACAGTTACACCAGCAGCAGTTGGGTGCTGACTCTGGCTCCAtctccccatggcctcctctccCCCGGGACGGCTGATCTGGCTTGCGTGGTCCACGGAGTTTCCAACCCAGTCCAAATTTCTTGGAGTTTTTCTGGGGATCTGCAGGAACAGGGTCTGATGCATTCGCTGAAAGCAAAGGATGGCTCCTTTGTGTTCATAAATCACATCAGCGTCCCCATGGACACCTGGACCAGTGGGAAGAATTTCACCTGTGATGTTAAATTCAACTCTTCTGGCAAGAGCGTTAAGAAAATTGCCCGGTATATTGAAG CTTCCTCCACAGCCTCTGCCAGggagtgctcactttacattgtGCCCCTTGCGGCTGGAGCtggtctgctgctgctggtggtgtctCTGAGCCTCGTCTGGACCCTCTGCCCTTCTGCACTAG gattccagcccagggtctcAGCACCCCCAGCTTCCGAGGAGAACCAG GATGGAATCTTATACTCTCATCTGGATTTTGATTCACGGAATCGCAACAGGCGCACGATGCAGCCATTGGCCAGAGGGAAACGTGTAAAAGCCTGA
- the LOC142070004 gene encoding immunoglobulin alpha-2 heavy chain-like → MFWYLRREGEKPTCIKSCLDDQNVSKFACKHETHSSTLEISNVQKTESGIYYCAYRYSSYLIFGNGSTLIVGDSYTKSSWVMLLVPFPHGSQVTGTANLACVIHGVSSPVHVSWSVSGELQEQGLTRSLKAKDGSLTLINHISVPMDTWTSGKNFTCEVKFNSSGNSVKTSTRYPAASSTAHPSGCASQTVRYAVAMFLGVLLVSLSLAWSHCCSNPGQTSA, encoded by the exons ATGTTTTGGTATTTGAGAAGAGAAGGTGAGAAACCCACCTGCATTAAGAGCTGTTTGGATGATCAAAATGTAAGTAAATTTGCTTGCAAACATGAGACACACAGCTCGACACTGGAAATCAGCAACGTCCAAAAGACTGAGTCTGGCATTTACTACTGTGCATATAGATACAGCAGCTACCTGATTTTTGGGAATGGATCCACGCTGATTGTTGGAG ACAGTTATACCAAGAGCAGCTGGGTGATGCTTCTGGTCCCATTTCCACATGGCAGTCAAGTCACTGGGACAGCAAATCTGGCTTGTGTGATCCATGGAGTGTCCAGCCCAGTCCATGTTTCCTGGAGTGTTtcgggggagctgcaggaacaggGACTGACGCGCTCATTGAAAGCAAAGGATGGATCTTTAACACTCATAAATCACATCAGCGTCCCCATGGACACCTGGACCAGTGGGAAGAATTTCACCTGTGAAGTCAAATTCAACTCTTCTGGCAACAGTGTGAAGACAAGTACCAGGTATCCTGCAG CTTCCTCCACAGCCCATCCCAGCGGGTGTGCGTCACAGACGGTGCGCTATGCCGTGGCCATGTTCCTGGGGGTGTTGCTGGTGTCCCTGAGCCTGGCCTGGAGTCACTGCTGTTCTAATCCAG GGCAAACTTCTGCCTGA